A region of the Apium graveolens cultivar Ventura unplaced genomic scaffold, ASM990537v1 ctg1077, whole genome shotgun sequence genome:
ACTTTTTCATATGTGGGCTCCAATTATATTAGAGTTAACCTATATTTAGATGGTGATGTAGAGGTAGAGTAATTTTTAATTTGAGTGTCTTGCAGTTGGGTAATGGCCACCAAAGAGGCCACATGACAGTTTTTAGTACTTACTTCAGCGCTACTGCCCTACTTAAACATGGTCATGTCCACGTTTATCTGCCCGAGGTGGGAAATGGACAACATTTTTGTTACCATTGCAGTTGCTTAAATGTTCTCCTTACTCCTCCTTTATACCCTTACGTCCTGCATTTACTGATATGCCCCAAATTTTACTTGATATTTAATGTTTACCCCTAAACTTGTGTTATTGACCTCTTTTTTATCCTCTGTTAATTTGTTGACTGATTTCTCTTTACACTTCTTTCTCAAATATATTATCAAAATGTTTTCCATTAACGGGGTTCATTACGGTTCATTTCCTAAATCATATTATGCATTCATCTTTTTTTTGTCAGGTGTATATCTGATCAACTGTTATCATGTCATATTGACATACTACTAGTTAAGTTTTGTTAACAAGATTAACTTCGGATTATATCTTTTCATTGCTGTATATATTTGTACTACACTATAATCATGTAATATGATAAATCATAAATACATTTATAATTTTGTAGTGAAAGGATCTAATGTTTAAGCGATCTATATTCAACATTGGCCCtcattaataatattaatttttttttgaaacttattaataatattaattaattattatgtTCGGCTCTATTGCAATCAGATTGTGAGAAGGCAATGGTGCAAATGACAGCAAAAGTTTACAACAAATTAACAGGGGAATGCAAAGCACAAGAGATGTAAGATCTAAAAGTTTAAATGATTTTATTAATCTTAATGGATAATACAACTTAATTAGAGTGTATACTTCATTATTGCCAACAGATGAACATTACAATGATCCAGGTCATGTGATGCAAATAAAAAACCAAAGCATTCAGTTCTCATTCAGAGCTGAACGCCAGAATGAAATCAGTTAATATATGCTACTATATTCCTAATACATCACACACAGTTTGCACTACAGTGAGGATTATTACAATACCTGCAGCAATGAAAGAGATGGCAGACCATGGATTGTTAAAGTACTTGTTCTTCAAGATCAGTCTCCATCTGAACCACCTCGACTTCCACCTGTGAATGTAATCTTTGCTGTACCCATCCAGATCTCTACAAGTTTCCGCAAAATAGAAGTTTCTATCATCCTCTATTACCTCCTTGTGTATGTTGTTAAAAAGGTCAGCTACTAGTTGTTTGTCACCAAGCAGATTTTTGATTATTTTGTGCTTCACTAGCAATTCGACATCTTCAGCTGTATTTATAAGTCTATCCATGAAGATTATATAGCTGGTGATGAACTTGTCGCTGTGCTCATATTGTTCAAATGCTATCAGATTCCGGAAAAAGGTTTCAGTCATATCATTAACTGTCAACTGGGGAATTGTTAACAGTCCGGCTTTTTTATCAAACGATACTTCAAACAATTTGCTCTTCCCGTGATTGAAACGGACCCCAGCTTTCTGTAACTTACTAGCAGTTCTGTTATATTCAAACCTGCCGCTGCCATTGGGTAATGACTTGCGTGTACTGTTAGAGGGTACGTGTAGAGTAAGCAGGAAATCGACCAGATGCCATGCATATTTACAATCAGGTGTGAGGCTTAGTCTGCATGTAATCCCGACTTCCTCAAAATATTCAAGCAAATCTTTTAGAAAAGACTCTTGATAATAGTCATGTGAACGTTCATAAGTCTCCAAATAATTGACCGGTGTAGCTTCAGCTGATTCCTTAGAAGACTCCTCACAATGAGCTGAATGTTCTGAAGACTCCTGAAAAATGTCAGCTAAATTTCCAACACTCTCCTGGAAATAGTCAGGCGAATCTTCCAAAATATCAGGAGAATACTCGGGTAAATCTTCCAAAGTATCATGAAAATACTCGGGCAAATCCTCAGAATAATCTTTTTTATGAACAGGATCCAATATTCTTAGTAGCCCTGCAATGAAAAATAGAGGAAGCTGATTTTCAAGTAATAACATGTCGTGCATTATATCACTTGCCTTCCATGAATTTCCACCTAAGATTTCAGCTTGATCTGACATATGTGCATCGTCCTTTACGATGAGTTGAATGATGAAGATGGCATCCACCAATATCATCTTAGAAAACTCTTCCGAATTAAATTTAAAATCTTCATAGCAGGCGCGGACGTGACCTTCCACTTCGGTTACATGTTCACCCAACTCATTCAAACTGATCCCATATTTATTCAAACAGTGCTTCAGGCATTTTAATTTGTACACTTCCATGGCTTGTAAATGGCTCTTTCCATGGTGAAGTGGCCCAATAGAGACTACACGAGGTGTATAAGATTCTTCTTTCAATTTCCTGTATTTCTCAGAGACTTTAAAGATAAATCCCCCATACAAATCATCAGGCAATGCAACTAGTTCCTTGTTCAGAGAAGATACTAAACTTTTTACAGCCAACTCTCTTGGTCTTTTGAAATCGTCTTGACTTGGGTGAACTTCTTTGTTCTTTTCTTCTATATATATGTGAACTTCTTTGTTGTTTTCTTTTAAATTTATACGAACTTCATTCTTGTCTTCTTCTACAACCATATAAACATCTTTGTTGCTTTCTTTTGTAATCATTAAGTTATCCATCTTGATTTTCCTTTACAGCTGAATTTAATCAACTGAAAAACATGACGAGAGACAAGTAAATGCCTTGTACATTCTACACAATAGGAGGTATGTTTTTATGTTGCTAATTGATTATTATCCACGCAAGGAGTTTGAAAAACTACAACAACTCAACTACTGCACAAATCTTATTGGTCAATACAAGGTATATTATATTCTCTCCGTCCATTTTAGTTGTCACATTAGTTTTGACTAAAAATTAAAAGTTGTtcttatattatttaaataaactgaaaattatttattgaagtccattaaatatatttttcaataatataagtctttattttgttcaattataaaatattaataaatttcgGTCAAAATTTAGTCAATTTCATGACAAAAAATCAAAAGGAACAACTAAAAATGGACGGAGCCCTTATGTCACTAGACAACGACCAATGTTCTAAAAATATGGTGCCAATTAATTGATGGCTAAACTAAaggaaataattttttttggaaaattaattatcatatttttttgggcatttttgaaaaatacccaatttcaaaaatattttagcAAAACTAATgccattttaaaaaaaaatgcaaaaatattattttttcaattttattttgCAAAAATGCGGTTTTCTACTATTCCATCAACTAGAATCAACCTCGACGAGTTTTTACAACTCCATGTAACCTCAAATGCAACTAAAAAACTCGATGCAACTAATTGCATATCTGGTTAATTTTAATTACACCTTAAATTTGGAAATAATTTGAGAAGATAGTAAAATCGCAAAAATACTTAGAAAAAATTTAGTATTTTCGGTAATTTCTCTAATTTTTGTAAAAATCGGGTATTATAATTAAATCAAGATATTTATGTCTACATAGTATACTAATTATGTATCTGTATATTTATATTATCATTTATCTATACTCTTATATTAAGACGAAGTATTATAATTTTTGTTGGTAGTTATCGGGTATCGTCGTGTCATTTATATTTTAGTTATCCtctaaatttataattatatttaacaTAAAAACACTCTCATTACTATAATAATATTCACAATATAATAATATAACTACAAATTGATTTAAATTTGTATAATGTTCTCTGACTCacataaaatattatataatattcaCCCGTGCAAAAAAAAAGATTATACTATTGAACCAatgttaaacaaaattaaaatctAAAAATAATTCTTTGGAAGGTATAACGGCCTTGGgataaaaaaatttattaaaattatatattttatatttgagtttaaataaaattatacaatTAACACTAGCTTAAAAACTAAATATATAAAGTTAGGTTTCTTGTATCagactaaaacaaaataatagaTATTACTGAAGTGgctaaaaaattatactattgaacactaaaataaaaataaaaatagggAATAATTCGTTGATCGATATAATGACATCAGGaaaaacaaataatatatattgCTCATTCGGACTAAAACAAAATGATATTCAACCCaccctaaaataaattaaaaaaaaaacaaaatacaatTACTTGAATTTGTTTACTATCACAAGTTTTTTCTATGTCTATAATATATACTATTTAAAATACTATAaatacgaaacattaaaaattttgTATATAGTCGTCCGCTCATATGTATTTTGGTCATCCgctaaatttaaaattatattaaacaTTAAAAAACTCATCAAATGATCAATTTTCACAGTAAAATTAAATTTGTATAACCGTCTCGCGggaaaacaaaataatatatacgGTTCCACGAGAAAAAACACATTATACTATTGAATCAgcctaaataaaattaaaattaaaagatAATTCAATAGTAAGTATATGACCCCGGAATAAAAGAAAATAGGCttaaaaaattatacaattgatataggataaaaagaaactaaatataattaggtGAATTAATGCATCCAGCTAAATCATAACAATAAATACTACTAATGCggttaaaaaattattatttaatcagGCAAAAATTTGAAAGATAATTCATTGGTCCATATGACAACATTGggtaaaaataaaataatgtatgCTACACATTCGgcctaaaacaaaataatatttaccCGGATTAAGataaaataaaaaactatattttattacttgtatTCGATTAATATaacatttttatatatttataagttTTCTTCTATTtctataatatatataatatttaataataataattaattaaaataatcatGTATCGCACCAGTTATAGATTAGTATATATTAAAGActagaaaattaaaaattattgttGGTAGTGTAGTCGCCTATAATTTGGGCAATTAATCCACGACCATTACATATCTTAAATCAAATTGATGATAACAGTtagatttaaaattataaatcaaTCTACGATCATTACATATCTTAAATCAAATTGATGGTAACAGTTAGATTTAAAATTTAAATGGTATTCAAATCTCATCaacaatatattaaaattatcaTTATAACATATAAGAATAAAAAAACTGTGTATCATATAGATCCCGAGCAGCTCGACTCAGATGACAGCCAatattgttgttattattgtaTCACGTGGTTATTTCAATTTTAGATGTATACGCATCTCTTCCAAGTGAACATAATTAGTATATTAAATAGTCGCTACCGCTAAACAGTATTTTGGGatatttttattcaaaacataGGTAATTTGATTAATTTTTCTTAATTTGACATATTAAATAAAATCTACATTAATATTagtattattataaaatattcaTATGATATTATTCTTACAACCAATAAATGTGTCACTAGTCCTCTAATTTTgtgtttttttataaattttttagtTTTAGCATAACGAACAAAGAAATAAAGTATGTTATACAAAAAGTTAGTAAGAAAAAACAAATTTCCAAAAAATGTCAATAGTATAAGATCGAGTGAAAAACATTTTGCAGTACTTTTCATAGTACTACGTTATGAGAGTATaaatattttgtattattttgtGTAAAAAATATTTTGTTGTATTTTATGTTGTTAGCAAACTCTGCTTCAGTAATTTTTTATAGTCAATTAATGTGCTGTATTTTTACAATATATAAGTACAAAAAAGCTAAATTGTTAAGGgacaaaataatataaaatgtatTAAAACGCTTTTATTAGTTTTAACAATAATGCCCTATATTAAAGTATAATATTTACATTCTTCTCTTCTTTTAATTTTATATATCAATTATTATCACATTTAATATATTGTATGtcacattttaattattatatttacaATAGAATAAACTTAAATTGGAGTGAAAAATAATTATAGTCTTGTTTATATAAGTATAACACTTGGATTATAGATGCATAATATATACTTATGTCAAATCAATTATCATATTATTAATtttcacacacatatatatatgcattTGTTAAATAGAAATAAACATTTCAAAACTAGAAATTAATATGAGCCACTGGATCAATGATCAATCTAATGTAATGGTGCACCGATTAATCTATAAGCAGGCATTTGTTAAATAGAAATAAACATGTGAAAACTAAAAATTAATGTAAGTCAGTAGATTAATGATCAATCTACATCCTTACACACGGAATATCAGTTTTTCTCCTCCggttttaatttgatttttcccgtcaaataataagttttttttaaaatccgacttTACTGTATTTTTTATATATTCCAATGATTAATTTACGTACTATATGTGTTATATTTCAACttaatttagaattttttattttaatttttaatgtTCATTATAAAAATATTTCTAGTGCTCCATATATGTACATACATATATACCTACCTACCTCTGTATACATACGGAAATAACTCCTAGTAAAGAAAAATATATTACAGTTTTTTATCGTAAATAACTCGCAGCCGCTAGTCTTCGGGTTCGCACTAGGTAAACCCTACAGGCTCACACAATAGTCTGCAAATCACGTAAAcccgctacccttcgggtgcgcactagGTAAATcatacgggctcacgcaatagtcTGCAAATCACGTAAATAAAGGTAAAACACAGGCTCACGCAATGGTTTGCAAACCACGTAAACTAGCTACCCTTTGGGTGTGCACTGAGTAAACCCTATGggcaatagcctgcaaatcacgtaaATCCAGGTAAAACGCATTTAATCGACAGACTCTAGGAAACCGGGCAAAAATACACTGTGTTTAACAAATCATGTAAACTAATTTTGTAACGCATCGGTGCCGTGCCAAAAATCACTTATTTACTTCAAATTAACCACATTTCAACATCGTTAATGGATTTGCTCTAACCCTAGGACCAATAAACTAAACAGCTCCGACCAACATAAAAGTTCTCAACAATGATGAAAGATAATAAGGTAATTTCAGCATTGTTATGTAATAACTAAATGAGAAGGAAAGAAAAGTAAACCTGGATATCCTTAGCACAAATGTTGATGTTAAAAATCGTCAAGTAAGCTTGTGAGCTTGCTTACGAATGCCCTAGTTAAACGCCATTTTTAGATGTGAAAAATGATGCAACTTCCTCGATAGAGGAGAGGCTTTTACATATAGATGCGCGACTTTTCTAGTACAGTACATCGTCAAAGTTATAAGGTTGTCAAACTATGACAGCGATAATATTGAGTTTTGCACGCTAATATTATAGATGTATAATACACTCTGACCTTACAAGTTGCatgtatttttaatttaattgTAACTATAAATGGAATATTCAATATAATTATTATTAGTGAATCAGTGATACAAATAAAGTTCGGTAGAGATGATCGGTTGAGATGATTCGTGTCTGGAAGCTGGGAGCCTGCAATTTGCGAGAAACTTGTGCAGGAGTTGCACCATTATGCTCttttaatattcaaaattttatatcaagTTTAAGAGAAAATGAGTATAATAACCGTGCGAgacacgggtcattttctagagtttttttatgcatgcaattataatatttttagttatattcttatttgtaaatgttgtataaGCTCTAACGTATTTATCTGTGTATCattttcatacaagacattactaaattacacaacgtttccaatatagtttattaagaaaaatatatatattcttgtttgttaggtcacacacacactgtagagggggtgaatacagtgtatagtacactcaaatcgaacagaaaacaaactttattgaaacaataaactctgttacaatatggaactgttacctctcagtgatgaacaaatatcacgagagctgctagggttataaagaataataacttcgataatgataacacttatagtgtaaactctatgcctgtgtttatatactacacagttacaagataatcgctaattgatatgaaatataattctgcttcctaaaatatatcaatcagatatcttctattccaagtattccattcttcacggaattccttcttcatgcatatctcttcttatgttttatctctatcttcttttctttaatcagctactgtccttatctgattgtccttcagcacttaagttctgatatctatcttctgatgattatctcctgataatataagtactgatatccttaagtcctgacttccagtataagtactgatcaacagttaagtactgatatatcctgttcacacaagatttgaaagctaaacataagacatattagccatgatattatcaaatatatctaacaatctcccccaacttgtaaattaacaaaatatacaagttaaacagatatttgatgatgtcaaaaacattaagtacaaatggatgagaaatagactagataactacaacttacagtccttaaagttttaccaatttcaacttctgataacaacttcaatctgcataaatatcagaatttaagcagttgtagatcttcgacttggcttcatcatcttctgatctctctgatgtcaggagttgttctgagatagttcttcaacaaacatttctcagcatatcttagttcatcaatcattctccttttaacacctttaagctctgcagtatcttcaccagtttgaaagattgcagctctgagatcattaatctttgctttccttaactcctggtctagtcttatgacataagctttgtcagattcaagattgaattcaagtcccttaataccaagatacgttctgatctgtgcaatattaggcttcatatcaacaatatccccattgtgatctctgtactttggaacatatctgctgtcagacttaacagaataaagcctttttctgtctctgaatctgttcttttaagtagtttgcagcagtctctgttattctgtcatccacttgaagtaagaaaagtacatgctccaattcttcaaaatacttcaaaggaatggtattttgtcttatatgataaaccctaccatctgtcatgaaatacaacatgatgtattctttcaagtaggtatggtaaaccatctgtacagattctagttgattcaatctctcaggagttgctccaatacctggttcactcaagaaagttggatcatcggtagtgttgtgtactcttctttcatcagcacttcccaatccagttttatctctagcttcctttccagtaactactcttgcttcaaaaccacttggagtagtcttcaaagattgagtctgttttgctttagtgaatcctggtaggagtgttttagatctattttctgatatcaagttaacttgagcactgtcagaggttacttgcttcttctgaatatcagaacttacaatttcttgactctgaacaacttgagccatgtcagaggttgttttaagaacttttcttgaagtcagagcaagatcatcttttccatcagtaatttattcttcctcaggaggtacataaggcttgataggttcaccaaccttttctttacccttggatcttggatctatctgtggttgtgatctagccaaagtttcttcagtatgtatcctttctttgatcacaatgcctttaggttttggaagtaactttttaccagaagcttcagatttagatgtgactttctctgatttaagtctggcttcttcttcctttaaactttccaagtccatccctggattttcttgaagaaataattgtcttgacatttcctcatcaagatctagaagttcatcagaacttatccttttaccagcagcagaacttattcttttcccagtatcagaacttgttctgtgactagcttgtcttgatgtaaaccttctaccttgactatgaccactacccattccagagtttccttggtcatcttttccatcatcctttccttgcagtgtcttgttggttttgcatttggacttaattaccttctccccctttttggcatcagcaggtaataaaagagagataagtagtttcACTGAGGTCTgaatttcagtaagttgcgattgctgagaagcttgatttgtcagaatttgatcaatctgagcttgttgcttctcttgagttttctcaatataagcaaccctgtcaatggtaggttggaagaactttttcttatcaattttccaaacttgttcctgtttgataaagttctcctgaatcttgtgtagctctgcatgagtgttggaatgaagaccttgtagatgtttagtactcaatgcagtgactctaagctgggttttaaaatcatcagaatgtaacatttcatcagctttagtcaagtgctcagcaagatgtaaagcatttggaacacatgaaactgagttccattccttagtccattcctgacctgcaggagtttca
Encoded here:
- the LOC141699699 gene encoding UPF0481 protein At3g47200-like, with the translated sequence MDNLMITKESNKDVYMVVEEDKNEVRINLKENNKEVHIYIEEKNKEVHPSQDDFKRPRELAVKSLVSSLNKELVALPDDLYGGFIFKVSEKYRKLKEESYTPRVVSIGPLHHGKSHLQAMEVYKLKCLKHCLNKYGISLNELGEHVTEVEGHVRACYEDFKFNSEEFSKMILVDAIFIIQLIVKDDAHMSDQAEILGGNSWKASDIMHDMLLLENQLPLFFIAGLLRILDPVHKKDYSEDLPEYFHDTLEDLPEYSPDILEDSPDYFQESVGNLADIFQESSEHSAHCEESSKESAEATPVNYLETYERSHDYYQESFLKDLLEYFEEVGITCRLSLTPDCKYAWHLVDFLLTLHVPSNSTRKSLPNGSGRFEYNRTASKLQKAGVRFNHGKSKLFEVSFDKKAGLLTIPQLTVNDMTETFFRNLIAFEQYEHSDKFITSYIIFMDRLINTAEDVELLVKHKIIKNLLGDKQLVADLFNNIHKEVIEDDRNFYFAETCRDLDGYSKDYIHRWKSRWFRWRLILKNKYFNNPWSAISFIAAGIVIILTVVQTVCDVLGI